The following proteins are co-located in the Macrobrachium rosenbergii isolate ZJJX-2024 chromosome 26, ASM4041242v1, whole genome shotgun sequence genome:
- the LOC136852771 gene encoding uncharacterized protein, whose protein sequence is MILKGGYAYKVKVILKEQRSSWADTLSLALCISAHIFNIDSDEGLRRYRQLVKKWTQLFKTKNQVKFLDSCLQEQVIPKSFGQIGEVPFSGEPFPEYQKSFLAQRILRAKSEVQTAFFLLREAQRELRGVLQSATFEGAMRRAGGIAHFRGTQHFHNLQLKLDRLCQFSCWAKVGSILASELSKSNFCIPLRHRKALEELSKNNDIKVKKADKGGSIVVMDKIDYNIKALRLLNDSDTYIRLNKVPSINVVQNSFNKKVRDIATRITNEELRKVILSKIFGKTPNLPYFYGIPKVHKTGCPLRPIVATCGAPQSLLAEWLAKQLAPLVGTISSAHIRHRDDFIQRLRALDGFSGKMYSLDVTSLFTNVPLGYVLEKLRVKFDNDPSLCPPHRSIS, encoded by the exons CACACATTTTTAACATTGACAGTGATGAAGGTCTGAGGCGATATCGACAACTTGTGAAGAAGTGGACGCAGTTATTCAAGACTAAGAATCAAGTCAAGTTCTTAGACAGCTGTCTACAAGAACAAGTCATTCCAAAATCGTTTGGCCAGATTGGAGAAGTTCCTTTTTCAGGTGAACCCTTTCCTGAATACCAAAAATCGTTCCTAGCTCAGCGCATTCTTCGCGCTAAGTCAGAGGTCCAGACAGCATTCTTTCTACTACGCGAAGCCCAGCGGGAATTGAGAGGTGTTCTTCAATCAGCAACGTTTGAAGGTGCCATGCGCCGAGCAGGTGGGATTGCACACTTCAGGGGCACTCAACATTTTCATAACCTTCAGTTAAAACTTGACAGACTGTGCCAGTTCTCTTGTTGGGCAAAAGTAG GGTCGATTCTTGCCTCCGAATTAAGTAAAAGCAATTTCTGTATTCCTTTGAGACACAGGAAAGCCTTGGAGGAGTTATCTAAGAATAATGATATCAAAGTAAAGAAGGCTGACAAGGGAGGCTCCATTGTTGTCATGGATAAAATTGACTATAATATTAAAGCATTAAGATTACTAAATGATAGTGATacttatataaggttaaataaagTGCCTTCTATCAATGTAGTACAAAATTCATTCAACAAAAAAGTTAGAGATATTGCAACTAGAATTACCAATGAGGAGTTACGGAAAGTCATACTCAGCAAGATATTTGGCAAAACACCCAACCTTCCTTACTTCTACGGGATCCCTAAAGTACATAAAACTGGATGTCCCTTACGACCCATTGTAGCTACGTGTGGTGCCCCCCAATCCTTGTTAGCTGAGTGGCTTGCCAAGCAACTTGCCCCTTTGGTAGGCACTATATCCTCCGCACATATCAGACACAGGGATGATTTCATTCAGAGATTAAGGGCGTTGGATGGCTTTTCGGGGAAAATGTATAGTCTGGATGTCAcctctttatttaccaatgtccctcTTGGCTATGTGCTTGAAAAATTACGTGTTAAGTTTGACAATGACCCAAGTTTATGCCCTCCCCACCGAAGTATTTCTTGA